One Pyrus communis chromosome 4, drPyrComm1.1, whole genome shotgun sequence genomic region harbors:
- the LOC137732731 gene encoding uncharacterized protein, translating into MPANLVLLDIVDFDVILGMDWLHYNLAKLDCYEKIVTFHWPSLPMVTFVSVLSGLKHNVIFSVRAKRLLRKGCQYYLAHVVLNEDTSTHVEDVRVVRCFPDVFPYDLPGLPPAREVKFTIDLLPDDLFDQLQGACVFSKMDLRSGYYQLKIRSKDVFKIAFRTRYGHYWFLVMQFELTNAPAAFMDLMNRVFKPYLDSPGYFGRSLESSCSEELGTAMDRYRSTEFPRLSSFQQLKYCLTYAPVLALPNDSGNFEIYSDALLNGLGGVLMQHGRGDRMYMSNIAELKKEILDEAHISAYAMHPGSTKMYHTIRPFYYWPGMKREIVEYVSRCAICQQVKAERKKPFGLMHTFPVPQWKWEDITLDFMYKLPRMRNVYADIWVIVVQLTKLAHFIPIREKYSLSRLAELFISEIVKYHGVLVSIISDRDPRFTSKFQVALGSSWFEIAL; encoded by the exons ATGCCAGCTAATCTTGTTCTATTAGATATCgttgattttgatgttattttgggcatggattggttacATTACAATCTTGCCAAGTTGGATTGTTACGAGAAGATAGTAACTTTCCATTGGCCGAGCTTGCCTATGGTTACCTTTGTGAGTGTGCTTAGTGGATTGAAACACAATGTTATTTTTTCCGTGAGGGCTAAGCGGTTATTGAGGAAAGGTTGTCAATATTATTTGGCTCACGTGGTATTGAATGAGGATACTTCTACCCATGTGGAGGATGTACGTGTAGTCAGATgttttcctgatgttttcccttATGATTTACCTGGATTACCACCAGCTCGAGAAGTAAAGTTCACCATTGATTTACTTCCAG atgatttgtttgaCCAACTTCAAGGTGCTTGTGTGTTTTCCAAGATGGATTTGAGGTCTGGGTATTATCAATTGAAAATTAGGAGTAAAGATGTCTTTAAGATAGCTTTTAGGACTAGATATGGTCATTACTGGTTTCTTGTGATGCAGTTCGAGttaacgaatgcaccagcagcttttatggaccTGATGAATCGAGTATTTAAGCCGTATCTCGACAG CCCAGGGTATTTTGGTAGATCATTAGAAAGTAGCTGTAGTGAGGAATTGGGAACAGCCATGGACCGTTATAGAAGTACAGAGTTTCCTCGGCTTAGCAG TTTCCAGCAGCTAAAGTATTGTCTTACTTACGCACCTGTTTTGGCGCTTCCAAACGACAGTGGTAATTTTGAGATTTACAGTGATGCTTTATTGAATGGTTTGGGCGGTGTGTTAATGCAGCATGGCAGG gGAGATCGAATGTATATGTCGAATATTGCAGAACTAAAGAAAGAGAtactcgatgaagcacatatttCGGCTTATGCGATGCATCCTGGGAGTACCAAGATGTATCACACCATTCGACCTTTCTACTACTGGCCTGGTATGAAGAGAGAAATTGTTGAATATGTGAGTCGATGTGCAATTTGTCAGCAAGTCAAAGCTGAGAGGAAGAAACCTTTTGGATTAATGCATACATTTCCCGTTCCtcagtggaaatgggaagataTTACCTTGGACTTCATGTATAAACTTCCTCGTATGCGAAATGTTTATGCTGACATTTGGGTGATAGTGGTTCAGCTTACCAAGTTAGCACACTTTATACCAATTCGAGAGAAATATTCTTTAAGCCGATTAGCTGAGCTATTTATATCAGAGATTGTTAAATACCACGGGGTTTTGGTTAGTATTATTTCTGATCGAGATCCTAGGTTCACTTCTAAGTTTCAGGTGGCTTTAGGAAGCTCTTGGTTCGAGATTGCTTtatag
- the LOC137732531 gene encoding transcriptional regulator SUPERMAN-like, whose product MEKKSLVSNSLKDHAGIVTRTIRSSKTTYEEEDYNIDGFSWPPRSYACSFCKREFRSAQALGGHMNVHRRDRARLKGSSPRDGQHASTILNLNLNKVPNPNPNFSSIPSPTSPSSLISPFSSTLPSLISPSAPPSPTFFVSSSENIKWVVGDTIFNHHLNLKGSDLGTKVKKSAKSFCEVGDRQRDGFIGEEEHGCIKTFKVADHPHHPILRLDLEIGLPGDSNKEDLDLELRLG is encoded by the coding sequence ATGGAGAAAAAGAGTTTGGTGAGCAACAGCTTGAAAGATCATGCTGGTATTGTCACCAGAACCATTAGGAGCAGCAAGACTACctatgaagaagaagattacAATATTGATGGGTTTTCATGGCCCCCAAGATCGTACGCTTGTAGCTTCTGCAAAAGAGAATTTAGATCTGCTCAAGCTCTTGGTGGCCATATGAATGTTCACCGAAGAGACCGAGCCAGGCTCAAAGGCTCATCCCCAAGAGACGGTCAGCACGCTAGCACTATTCTTAACCTTAACCTCAACAAAGttccaaaccctaaccctaatttttcATCAATACCATCACCAACCTCACCATCCTCCTTGATTTCACCATTTAGTAGCACATTACCCTCTTTGATATCACCATCAGCTCCTCCTTCACCTACTTTTTTCGTGTCATCTAGCGAAAATATAAAATGGGTTGTAGGAGACACCATTTTTAATCACCATCTAAACCTCAAAGGCTCGGATCTTGGCACTAAAGTGAAGAAGAGTGCAAAATCATTTTGTGAAGTAGGAGATCGTCAACGCGATGGTTTCATTGGAGAAGAAGAACATGGGTGCATAAAGACTTTCAAGGTAGCTGATCATCCTCATCATCCGATTCTTAGGTTGGACTTGGAGATTGGTCTACCTGGTGACTCAAATAAGGAGGACTTAGATTTGGAACTTCGATTGGGATAG